DNA from Ictalurus punctatus breed USDA103 chromosome 7, Coco_2.0, whole genome shotgun sequence:
GTAGATTTATGTGAAATGTCTCATTAAAAATACTCTACCGTTGTTCCCCTTTGCCTTATTTTTCTCCGTGACCTCTGCGTAAGTGTCTTCTCTGCTCTCAGCTGCAGCTTCACCTGAACACAGTGCAGTGTGTTAATCACTACAAGACACTGCTGTACTTTACTGTACAGCATTCATCTACAGTTATGTCTCCTACTGCAACAGGAAGTGTTTGTAATAAAGCTACCTGTTCCACTTGTATCTGCCTGATCCACAGTGGTATAGATCTTAGCATTTCCTTCtgaaaacagaagaaacattctcagaaaaatgcaaaaaaaaaaaaaaaaaaaagttgttttatgaagaaatgtagaaataaacAGTGATTGACAGAGTGTCTGACCAGCCTGAAGTGGTGTGTGTCCTGACTGAGAGTCTTCAGCTCCTGACCGGCTCTGATTCTGCTCTGATGTCTGATTTCCTACAGAGGGAGACAGATTCTACATCTGAACCGGGTGTAAATATTGTaggaaacactttattttacacagCGCTGATTACAGTACACTGTACAGCCCTGTGGGGGAattatcaaaaaataaaaaataaaaataaacagtgaggAATAGTTACAAATACTAACTATGGATATAATGCTAATAACAGTGTCATTTGACAGGGATTTCCATAGTTAATACTGGAAagtaatttcttgtttattgtGCAATCTACATTTTATTAACGTTGTTTAATTCTGTACACTATAATCTGGACTCTGACCATATTAATTTAAATGTGTCCAATATTCTAAACAAGCCcctctttcatcaacttaaTATTTCTATATAAATCAGTATTATACTCTATGCTATATACTCCAAGTAAGTATTATATTCTATATTACTTAGATAAAGCAGTTATCAGACCTTTCTTTATTTTGCAGAACCACAGCAGGATCATtaagattaataaaataatgaataaggCGGCCAAACTCAGTCCCACAGCCACTCCTACAGTTCCAGCGCTGGATCTAGAACCTGAGcctgaggaaagaaagagaccAGAATTTAAGCATTTAAACAGTGTACATCTAAACGCTGTCATTTaagatagaaataaataaaaagaaattctcACAAGGTTTCTCACCTCTGACTGAGACCCAGCTTTTCagtgactctcctctctctgggtgtttacagtggtagaaacctTCATCTGACTTTGAGACAGTTCGGATGATCATCTCTCCTGTAGTCTGTGTCTGGAGAACTGATCCATCTTTATAGAAATCAGCTCGGAGGTTTGAGGACTTTGTGTTGCGATGTAAACAGCGTAGAGTCAGAGGATGTCCCTCAGTCACAGGATGGACAGGACTCTCCAGGATCACATCACCATCTAGAACACAGAAAATCACATGTACAGCAAAATGGATTACAACATGaatatttctttatataaacagtgagtaattatataaatatccTTAGTTTATGGTGTGTAATACAATAACTAATTGATATGAATTATAGTGTAAAGCCAATACTGACTGAAAGCTACAGAGACTGCAGTTATTTGAACAAACTCTGATCAACACTACTTGATTTCAGTGTGAAACTCATCAGTGttattgtgtttgtggtgttgaATTGGATGAAAACTCTTCAGGAGTGTAAAactagagttgtgtagagtcaCATTACAGCCTCATTCAGTGTTTCACCTGCTCTACCGTAGCTGATTCAGCTCATGAGAGAAACTCCACTGTGCCGTTCTGTTGCTGTCTTCAGGtaatattaaaatgacaaaacattCAGAACTTTCAAAACATTACTGAGATAAACCAGTTCAGTGTGTCTTGTTGAACAGTTCTCCCAGTTGGAAACCCAGAGTTCTGAATATTctgtaatgaaacatttcccTTTTCCttcaacaataaacacactacatgaagactcaccatgcactgtgatgttgacaggattaCTGTTTTCTCCAGATTCAGACTCACACCAGTAAACTCCAGTGTAGAATGTGTAGAGGGAGCTGATTTCACATGTAGATCCTGTAACTGATCCCCACAGTGAACAATCTGAcactatctctctgtgtgtgtatcgaATCACTCTCCATCCAGTAGAGTTACTCTGGTCCTCAcagctcagtgagagagagtctctAGTAAAGTGTTGAGTTCTGCTGGGATTGATGATCAGAGAGACTGGAGGAGATTCACCTTAAACACAGAACATTATAATTCACATGTTATTATGATTGTGTTTTCATGACATAACttacactgaacacatttacaCCTCGTTTAATTAAACAGTGCTATTTGAATGAGAATAATCCTCTACCAGTGCTTAGGGCTATTCAACTGCCTTAAACATTCCTCACTCAGGAGGGTGAATATAAAGATTTTTACACCAAACATTATCACAGCTGTGAGTCTCCAAATTTAAAATCAATGctgtgtacatttatatattttattaaagcatCTATATTCAATAATGCAACACACCAGTGATCCATAGTGGCTGTGGATGGCTGTAGTTTGTGTAAAAGGGTTGTTCCTCTCTCGCTGCAGTGCAGATATACACTCCTGTGTGATTAAGAGCAGCAGGACTGAGAGTGTAGgagcctccagatcctctgctgctgtctgagagGAGCTCCAATCTATACACGATACGGCCGTCATTGTCTCTGTAGAGAATCTCTGTGTACCAGCTGAATGTCCAGTCTGTAGAGGAGTCTGTAATCTCACAGCTTAGAGTCACTGAGTCTCCTTCAGTCATCCAGCTCTGTGGAGATACACTCAGTACTGCCCCTGGTCTCTCTgtacatacaaataaataaataaataaataaataaacgaataata
Protein-coding regions in this window:
- the LOC108262132 gene encoding Fc receptor-like protein 5, whose product is MTEGDSVTLSCEITDSSTDWKFRWYTAVPYRHNDGRIRYRLELLSDSSGGSGGSYTLSPAALNHTGVYVCRAAREERPFYTNYSHPQPLWITGESPPVSLIINPSRTQHFTVDSLSLNCEDQSDSTGWRVIRYTLRAIVSDCSQWGSVTGSTCEISFLSTSYTGVYWCESESGENSNPVNITVHDGDVILESPVHPVTEGHPLTLRCLHRNTKSSNLRADFYKDGSVLQTQTTGEMIIRTVSKSDEGFYHCKHPERGESLKSWVSLVEPGAVLSVSPQSWMTEGDSVTLSCEITDSSTDWTFSWYTEILYRDNDGRIVYRLELLSDSSRGSGGSYTLSPAALNHTGVYICTAAREEQPFYTNYSHPQPLWITGESPPVSLIINPSRTQHFTRDSLSLSCEDQSNSTGWRVIRYTHREIVSDCSLWGSVTGSTCEISSLYTFYTGVYWCESESGENSNPVNITVHDGDVILESPVHPVTEGHPLTLRCLHRNTKSSNLRADFYKDGSVLQTQTTGEMIIRTVSKSDEGFYHCKHPERGESLKSWVSVRGSGSRSSAGTVGVAVGLSLAALFIILLILMILLWFCKIKKGNQTSEQNQSRSGAEDSQSGHTPLQAEGNAKIYTTVDQADTSGTGEAAAESREDTYAEVTEKNKAKGNNDVDAEPSGSDVTYSELVIKPQKKSMRIKEKASVGADTVYSELKLNTKTSLD